From Varibaculum massiliense, a single genomic window includes:
- a CDS encoding LytR C-terminal domain-containing protein, translating into MNQTQVSPGGEKDLQQPEMTTTPNTGDPLANLSPYQRYVRRRQQRETMVFTIIGSVMAGLLVLSILIGFGILPFPFFNDFKKAPQYAQAGDVPCPTSEKAVPLDKMEVHVVNGTDVSGLAGKVAAGLKERGIPVKDIGNITTGSYEGNIQIITGPTGVNVAYTLSRVFEDAEIVLDPRPTSDVTVTIGSRYSDMVTPEKFKGEVQKNLEERDGCKLVQIA; encoded by the coding sequence ATGAATCAAACCCAGGTGAGCCCGGGCGGCGAAAAAGACTTGCAACAGCCGGAAATGACGACAACCCCTAATACTGGTGACCCGCTGGCAAATCTTAGCCCCTACCAGCGTTATGTACGCCGCCGGCAACAACGCGAAACCATGGTTTTCACTATTATCGGTTCAGTGATGGCCGGTCTCTTAGTGCTTTCCATTTTGATTGGTTTCGGAATTTTACCTTTCCCGTTCTTCAATGACTTCAAGAAGGCTCCCCAATACGCTCAGGCTGGAGATGTCCCCTGTCCGACCTCTGAAAAAGCGGTTCCCCTTGACAAAATGGAAGTTCATGTCGTCAATGGCACCGATGTTTCCGGGCTGGCTGGCAAGGTTGCCGCGGGGTTGAAGGAGCGGGGAATCCCGGTGAAAGATATCGGAAATATCACCACCGGCTCTTATGAGGGCAATATTCAGATTATTACTGGCCCCACCGGGGTTAACGTTGCCTACACTTTGTCGCGTGTCTTCGAGGACGCAGAAATCGTTTTAGATCCCCGCCCCACCTCGGATGTAACCGTAACTATCGGATCTCGGTACTCCGATATGGTTACCCCCGAAAAATTCAAAGGTGAAGTGCAAAAGAATCTTGAAGAGAGAGACGGCTGCAAGCTGGTGCAGATCGCCTAA
- a CDS encoding uracil-xanthine permease family protein has translation MSSNDQNLQPVSPQKSQKKSLLGFWKLHGDGRSIGPGEVVMPRERLSWPRTAGIGAQHVVAMFGATFLVPLLTGFPPNTTLFFTAIGTLLFALVTAGKLPSYLGSSFALIAPITAVSSQYGQSAALGGVISVGVTLALIGVIVHFAGIVWIDRIMPPTVTGCIVALIGFNLAPAAWNWFKEGAITAVITVTSIVLITVLFKGIIGRLSILIGVGVGYIAAVIQHEVDFKAIGEAAWIGLPEFHSPSFEPSTLGLFIPVVLVLVAENVGHVKSVSAMTGENLDHLTGRALFADGVSTVLAGCGGGSATTTYAENIGVMAATRVYSTAAYIVAAFVALALSMFPKFGAAIATIPPGVLGGAATVLYGMIGMLGVRIWVQNKVDFADPVNLNTAAVAMIIAIADYTWQIGSLTFNGIALGSAAAIVVYHVMRGISKARGTFLEQASPASAPAGTDLESRSYEKRVASAPGSSTPQAHE, from the coding sequence ATGTCTAGTAACGATCAGAATCTTCAACCCGTATCCCCCCAGAAATCCCAGAAAAAATCTCTCCTGGGTTTCTGGAAACTTCACGGTGATGGCCGCTCTATCGGTCCCGGTGAAGTGGTAATGCCTCGCGAGAGGCTCTCCTGGCCGCGCACCGCTGGCATTGGCGCCCAACACGTAGTTGCCATGTTCGGAGCGACTTTCCTGGTGCCTTTGCTAACCGGCTTTCCTCCCAACACCACCCTGTTCTTTACCGCCATTGGAACTTTGCTCTTTGCACTGGTAACTGCGGGTAAACTGCCCTCCTATTTGGGTTCTTCCTTCGCTTTGATTGCCCCCATCACCGCGGTATCTTCCCAGTACGGACAGTCAGCGGCGCTCGGCGGGGTGATCAGCGTCGGGGTAACTTTGGCGCTGATTGGGGTTATCGTGCATTTTGCGGGCATCGTCTGGATTGACCGCATCATGCCACCCACCGTGACCGGATGTATCGTGGCTCTAATCGGCTTCAACCTGGCGCCAGCCGCCTGGAACTGGTTTAAAGAGGGCGCGATTACCGCAGTCATTACCGTTACCTCCATCGTGCTGATTACCGTCCTCTTCAAGGGGATCATTGGTCGCCTGTCCATTCTGATTGGTGTAGGTGTGGGCTATATTGCAGCGGTAATCCAACATGAAGTGGACTTCAAAGCCATTGGCGAAGCCGCCTGGATTGGTCTTCCCGAATTTCACAGTCCCTCTTTTGAGCCCTCTACCTTGGGACTCTTTATCCCGGTAGTGCTGGTGTTGGTGGCAGAAAATGTCGGTCACGTGAAATCGGTATCCGCCATGACCGGAGAAAACCTCGACCACTTGACCGGGCGTGCCCTATTCGCAGACGGGGTTTCTACCGTATTGGCCGGTTGTGGCGGCGGTAGCGCCACCACCACCTATGCGGAAAACATTGGGGTAATGGCCGCTACTCGCGTCTACTCCACTGCCGCCTATATCGTGGCTGCTTTCGTGGCGCTGGCACTATCAATGTTCCCCAAGTTTGGGGCGGCCATAGCCACTATTCCCCCCGGGGTGCTCGGAGGCGCAGCTACTGTCCTCTACGGCATGATCGGGATGCTGGGCGTGAGGATCTGGGTGCAAAACAAAGTTGATTTCGCCGATCCGGTGAATCTCAATACCGCCGCAGTCGCCATGATTATTGCCATCGCTGACTACACCTGGCAGATCGGCTCCCTGACCTTCAACGGTATTGCTTTGGGCTCGGCCGCCGCAATCGTGGTTTACCACGTAATGCGGGGGATTTCGAAGGCGCGCGGTACCTTCCTCGAGCAGGCATCCCCGGCATCTGCTCCCGCAGGTACGGATTTAGAGTCTCGCTCTTATGAAAAGCGGGTAGCGTCTGCACCGGGTAGTTCTACCCCGCAAGCGCACGAATAA
- a CDS encoding efflux RND transporter periplasmic adaptor subunit yields MSRSKRRVTWKTVIFTATGAAICLGFVLLLTLSFLSPSKARPISSAHPVATAKVEAGKLSRTLTGTANISSSSEREIPLSVRSEDEVGVISALPVSAGKPVPYCHTLLEISGRPLLALNGLIPAYRDLHIGDSGKDVTQLQKALNSCGYSVATDGQLGKYTAQLVAKLYRNNGYAPAQNPKTRNARQDTPGNKPQAESDTNSTENETASDDSLVIPRSEVAYLPANSTITELPDLGSYLGEKTSVKIGVGAPLAILELDAKQILKLREGLPIKLESGQWNNETTLPAIPNSPDSNDKDEEQKSQPTYTLRIPLNNPPNNALTTCQWSVTIGSNTTYPFTVPAAAIREDNRGTYVQKKTGDSTQKTYVEIIESGDGAVAIKGAVKTGETVLLGDK; encoded by the coding sequence TTGAGCCGCAGTAAACGCAGAGTTACGTGGAAAACAGTCATTTTTACTGCCACTGGAGCAGCTATATGTCTGGGTTTTGTTTTACTTCTGACGCTGAGTTTCTTATCCCCCTCCAAGGCGCGTCCTATCTCTAGCGCTCACCCGGTCGCTACCGCGAAAGTAGAAGCTGGAAAACTATCTCGCACGCTAACAGGAACAGCTAACATTTCGTCCTCTAGCGAAAGAGAAATTCCTCTTTCAGTTAGAAGCGAGGATGAAGTAGGGGTAATCTCGGCGTTGCCAGTCAGCGCTGGAAAACCTGTTCCCTACTGTCACACTTTACTAGAAATATCAGGGCGTCCCCTTTTAGCGTTGAACGGATTAATACCTGCCTACCGCGACCTCCATATCGGCGACAGCGGCAAGGATGTCACCCAGCTGCAAAAAGCTTTGAATAGCTGTGGCTATTCAGTTGCAACAGATGGACAACTAGGAAAATACACTGCCCAGCTCGTCGCGAAGCTCTATCGAAACAACGGTTATGCTCCGGCCCAGAACCCGAAGACACGAAACGCACGTCAGGATACGCCTGGCAACAAACCCCAGGCCGAATCGGACACCAATAGCACTGAAAATGAAACTGCCTCAGATGATTCATTAGTTATCCCCCGCAGTGAAGTCGCCTATCTACCTGCCAATTCCACTATTACCGAGCTGCCTGATTTGGGCAGTTATCTAGGTGAAAAAACTAGCGTGAAAATCGGGGTAGGCGCACCCTTGGCAATCCTGGAATTAGACGCAAAACAGATACTGAAGCTGCGCGAAGGTTTACCGATAAAACTGGAGTCTGGTCAATGGAATAACGAGACCACATTACCCGCAATTCCCAACTCCCCCGACTCCAATGATAAAGATGAAGAACAAAAGTCACAGCCAACATACACTCTGCGTATTCCCTTAAATAATCCCCCAAATAACGCCCTAACTACTTGTCAATGGAGCGTGACTATCGGTTCCAACACTACTTATCCGTTCACTGTGCCCGCGGCAGCAATCCGTGAGGACAACAGAGGGACTTATGTGCAAAAGAAGACCGGAGACTCTACCCAGAAAACTTATGTTGAAATTATAGAAAGTGGCGATGGAGCCGTAGCCATTAAAGGGGCAGTAAAAACTGGAGAAACTGTCTTGCTGGGAGATAAATAA
- a CDS encoding ABC transporter ATP-binding protein produces the protein MDFNAQVNTFDIAPSTTNNPPIIEIHNLNRTFGTGNSTVYALKNVNLKIKKGESVVITGPSGAGKSTLLNILGLLDPNYEGTLRIHGKDCSKLKPAQIDQLRADYIGFIFQDFGLIPYLNVIQNIELGFTYSNLERNIRKEKTLFCLSAVGLEHRATARISTLSGGEKQRVAIARTLTRSPSLLLADEPTGNLDQANSQKTIELLLQVQRSSGCALVVVTHEPEVRAHFGHGYLVVDGNVEQIDYDKS, from the coding sequence GTGGACTTTAATGCTCAGGTTAATACCTTTGATATAGCCCCTTCGACTACTAATAATCCCCCTATTATAGAAATACATAACTTAAACCGTACCTTCGGGACAGGAAATTCTACTGTTTATGCGTTAAAAAATGTGAATCTAAAAATAAAAAAAGGGGAATCAGTAGTAATTACCGGTCCTTCTGGGGCGGGAAAATCCACTCTCCTAAATATCCTGGGATTGTTAGACCCCAACTACGAAGGCACGTTAAGGATACATGGGAAGGATTGCAGTAAACTAAAACCAGCACAAATTGATCAATTACGAGCTGATTACATTGGTTTTATTTTTCAGGATTTCGGTTTAATTCCTTACCTGAATGTAATACAAAATATCGAGTTGGGTTTTACCTACAGCAATCTCGAAAGGAACATACGAAAAGAAAAAACACTCTTTTGTCTATCTGCAGTGGGGCTAGAACATCGAGCAACCGCTCGCATTAGCACCTTATCTGGGGGCGAAAAACAGCGGGTAGCCATTGCACGAACCTTAACTAGATCGCCCAGTCTACTGTTAGCTGATGAACCCACCGGTAATCTCGATCAAGCTAATTCCCAAAAAACTATTGAACTCTTATTGCAGGTACAACGGAGCAGCGGATGCGCTCTGGTAGTGGTCACGCATGAGCCGGAAGTGCGCGCCCACTTCGGCCACGGCTATTTGGTGGTAGATGGAAACGTGGAGCAGATCGATTATGACAAGAGTTAA
- a CDS encoding ABC transporter permease produces the protein MTRVNWGLLLQQSLGAIWGRKMRSVMTAFGITVGILVFLVTLGWSLSASADINATFDERTATTITVTAREDAEQILDKNFTDRVMKMQGVKAAGRYSSAPQADCRTHPGETRATPIIVADPGFLQASGMKVKSGRFFDKSIEKFPGPVALLGPTAANNLDMTTTDGTTRIICDGKSIPVFGVLSSTGQAAGASSAVIISKNLDGSDVSYQAGDGLAGVVETELGATKKVAAALPYAVSARHSELVAVRMPPSTEELRGKVTTSLNTMAIGVSILSLVVGAIGIMTTTLTSVIERTTEIGLRRSLGARPRHIAYQFIIEGVFLGGIGAFFGVLLGLVSLLVLVRLQGWTPVMYPLIPLLLIPGGMIIGILSSLVPALRAAKIPPAAALRH, from the coding sequence ATGACAAGAGTTAATTGGGGACTGCTACTACAGCAATCTCTTGGTGCCATCTGGGGCAGAAAAATGCGCTCCGTCATGACCGCGTTTGGGATAACCGTGGGGATTCTAGTTTTTCTGGTCACCTTAGGTTGGTCTCTCTCCGCCAGCGCCGACATAAACGCAACTTTCGATGAGCGCACAGCGACTACCATAACCGTTACTGCCCGCGAAGATGCTGAGCAAATACTAGATAAAAACTTCACTGACAGGGTAATGAAAATGCAGGGGGTAAAAGCAGCAGGACGTTACAGCAGCGCACCCCAAGCCGACTGCCGCACTCACCCCGGCGAGACTCGAGCCACTCCTATAATCGTGGCTGATCCCGGGTTTTTACAAGCCAGTGGGATGAAAGTAAAAAGCGGGAGATTTTTCGACAAAAGCATCGAGAAATTTCCGGGGCCGGTCGCCTTGTTAGGGCCAACTGCTGCTAACAACTTGGATATGACCACAACTGACGGCACCACAAGAATTATTTGCGATGGCAAATCTATTCCAGTGTTTGGGGTCTTATCCTCCACCGGCCAAGCCGCGGGCGCAAGTTCAGCGGTAATTATTTCCAAGAATCTAGACGGCAGTGATGTGTCATATCAAGCTGGAGACGGACTTGCTGGCGTGGTTGAAACCGAGTTAGGTGCCACTAAAAAAGTGGCAGCTGCGCTTCCGTATGCAGTATCTGCCAGACATTCGGAGCTAGTCGCAGTCAGAATGCCACCAAGCACCGAAGAACTCCGAGGTAAAGTAACAACGTCATTAAACACAATGGCAATCGGGGTTTCTATTCTTTCCCTAGTAGTAGGCGCAATAGGAATTATGACAACTACACTAACCTCGGTTATTGAACGCACTACAGAAATAGGGTTGCGTCGTTCGCTTGGGGCACGTCCGCGTCACATTGCATACCAGTTTATTATCGAAGGAGTGTTTCTTGGAGGCATCGGCGCTTTTTTTGGAGTACTTCTCGGCTTAGTGTCACTGTTAGTGCTAGTCAGACTACAAGGGTGGACGCCAGTAATGTACCCGCTAATACCGCTGCTATTAATTCCCGGAGGGATGATAATCGGAATACTCTCATCCCTGGTTCCTGCCTTACGTGCTGCTAAAATCCCTCCAGCAGCCGCCTTAAGACACTAA
- a CDS encoding PaaI family thioesterase: protein MQKKLVYRDEVDDPITLPDLSDPEETAQFLRSLPDVSDKCPSTKAQLIETMGIRCHHLGGDLMVCSMPVEGNRQTLGVLHGGANAVLGETTGSLAANYLAPEGKHAVGSNIFVTHHRPAFAGRVYCVATLAQSGRTLATYFLRIFSEDGKLTASGTHTCAFVDD, encoded by the coding sequence ATGCAAAAAAAACTGGTTTACCGCGACGAAGTTGATGACCCGATTACTTTGCCGGATCTGAGCGACCCGGAAGAAACTGCTCAGTTCTTGCGGTCATTGCCGGATGTTTCCGACAAGTGTCCCTCGACTAAAGCTCAACTTATTGAGACGATGGGGATTCGTTGTCACCACTTGGGCGGGGATTTAATGGTTTGTTCCATGCCGGTAGAGGGTAACCGCCAAACCCTGGGAGTGTTACACGGCGGGGCGAATGCAGTGTTGGGGGAAACTACCGGGTCTTTGGCTGCCAACTATCTGGCTCCGGAAGGCAAACACGCGGTGGGGTCGAATATTTTTGTCACCCATCATCGTCCGGCGTTCGCGGGGCGGGTTTATTGCGTGGCGACTTTAGCGCAAAGCGGGCGCACCCTTGCCACTTATTTTTTAAGGATTTTTTCCGAGGACGGGAAACTTACTGCCTCCGGCACTCACACTTGTGCCTTTGTAGATGACTAG
- a CDS encoding FhaA domain-containing protein gives MGVVDRFERAVSQGVNAPFSKMFASSIKAVDVKSAIRESMDNSRATLSDGRVVVANEYRVLLNEKDFQSVMDQNSQVFAQELAQDATSYATEQSYVFVGPVEVTFSAGEYPLGELKIENAIRRGPAAPVTTAGASPAHPIIDIEGQQWLLTEPVTVIGRGSEADIVVHDPGVSRRHLELRITSQGVIATDLGSTNGSYVEGHRISAATLLDGNEITIGRTHLLFWTSSADE, from the coding sequence ATGGGAGTGGTTGACCGCTTCGAAAGAGCCGTATCCCAGGGGGTGAATGCCCCTTTTTCTAAGATGTTCGCCAGTTCAATTAAAGCTGTAGATGTAAAGTCGGCAATCCGAGAAAGCATGGATAATTCCCGTGCTACTTTGAGCGATGGTCGGGTAGTAGTCGCTAACGAGTACCGGGTACTTCTCAACGAAAAAGACTTCCAGTCAGTGATGGATCAGAACTCGCAAGTATTCGCGCAAGAATTGGCGCAAGACGCCACTTCTTACGCCACGGAACAAAGCTACGTGTTTGTGGGACCAGTGGAAGTTACTTTTTCTGCCGGAGAATATCCGCTGGGAGAACTAAAAATCGAAAACGCCATCCGGCGCGGCCCTGCCGCCCCGGTGACCACTGCTGGCGCCAGTCCTGCCCATCCGATTATTGATATCGAGGGACAACAGTGGCTACTAACCGAACCGGTCACGGTGATAGGTCGCGGATCTGAAGCTGACATTGTGGTTCACGATCCGGGAGTATCCCGCCGCCACCTGGAACTGCGAATCACTTCCCAAGGAGTAATCGCTACCGATCTAGGATCCACTAATGGATCTTATGTGGAAGGTCATCGCATTAGTGCCGCCACCCTCTTAGATGGAAACGAAATAACTATCGGTCGCACTCACCTGCTATTTTGGACATCAAGCGCGGATGAATAA
- a CDS encoding FHA domain-containing protein FhaB/FipA, with protein sequence MAVGLLYTILRFGFVALLWLLVIGLVLVLRRDIFLASSASAKSSLNRSRGRNPQNKKSKPQKSKRKGRPRYLAFTGGALAGNRLKLDGNPILLGRSGECTVPLKDSYSSNKHARIYNNNGNWFIEDLNSTNGTFVGNKRLTAAQPLELGVVVRIGQTTMELTR encoded by the coding sequence GTGGCGGTAGGACTTTTATACACTATTCTTCGATTCGGTTTCGTAGCCCTATTGTGGCTGCTGGTAATCGGATTGGTACTAGTGCTACGCCGCGACATTTTCCTGGCGTCCTCGGCATCCGCGAAATCTTCTCTCAATCGTTCTCGCGGACGGAACCCGCAAAATAAGAAAAGTAAACCGCAAAAATCCAAACGCAAAGGTCGCCCTCGCTACTTGGCTTTCACCGGTGGCGCCCTGGCGGGAAATCGTTTAAAACTTGACGGGAATCCCATCTTATTAGGGCGTTCAGGCGAGTGTACGGTTCCCTTAAAAGATTCCTACTCCTCTAATAAACACGCCCGCATTTACAACAACAACGGGAACTGGTTTATTGAGGATCTGAACTCAACGAATGGAACATTCGTTGGTAACAAACGCCTCACCGCTGCTCAGCCCCTAGAGCTAGGAGTCGTGGTGCGGATTGGACAAACAACAATGGAGCTAACTAGATGA
- a CDS encoding PP2C family protein-serine/threonine phosphatase, protein MSIGFNYAALSDIGKIRQSNQDSGYAGPNLLILADGMGGPAGGDIASSIAIDHVRGLDSVAENPDVALDSLRTALGQAHQELCERSTQDPALTGFGTTCIAIRRSEDALTMTHIGDSRAYRLRGGELRQMTNDHSFVQYLVDTGQLTPDQAENHPQRSVLLRVLGDSQEDVNLDESHPDLKVGDRWLLCSDGLCGFVSGQTIGKVLYHSETPQQACESLVELALKAGGPDNVTCVVADIVENPQQSEPQIVGAAATDRLVQVRRQLDALPEDTPSASPNNPAPATDDARDEDDSFSPARAAVPTEALAEETGNPRFRWGRVFGVILGLLVLIGLFVGALRYGMASRPTPSPTATLTLVSETESTDNSPAKEKTATDNPSQSETSKSAKADNS, encoded by the coding sequence ATGAGCATCGGATTCAACTATGCTGCCCTCTCCGATATCGGTAAGATCCGGCAATCTAATCAGGATTCGGGTTACGCCGGTCCGAATCTGCTGATACTAGCAGACGGGATGGGAGGGCCAGCCGGTGGAGATATTGCCTCGTCAATAGCTATCGACCATGTGCGCGGTCTCGACTCCGTAGCTGAAAACCCCGATGTGGCACTGGACAGTCTGCGCACTGCCTTAGGACAGGCTCATCAGGAACTTTGTGAACGCTCCACCCAAGATCCTGCCCTGACCGGCTTTGGCACTACCTGTATCGCTATTCGCCGCAGTGAGGACGCTCTGACTATGACCCATATCGGGGATTCGCGCGCCTACCGGCTGCGGGGTGGGGAACTGCGGCAAATGACCAATGATCATTCTTTCGTGCAATACCTGGTAGACACGGGACAGCTCACCCCGGATCAGGCGGAAAATCATCCGCAACGTTCGGTACTGCTGCGGGTTTTAGGGGATTCCCAAGAGGACGTAAATCTCGATGAGTCCCATCCGGATCTCAAAGTTGGTGATCGCTGGCTGCTATGTTCGGATGGACTATGCGGTTTCGTTTCCGGGCAAACTATCGGCAAAGTGCTTTATCACAGTGAAACTCCGCAGCAGGCTTGCGAATCCTTGGTGGAACTAGCTCTAAAGGCCGGGGGACCGGACAATGTGACCTGCGTGGTTGCCGATATTGTAGAGAATCCGCAGCAAAGCGAGCCACAAATCGTAGGGGCGGCTGCCACTGACCGGCTGGTGCAAGTGCGCAGGCAGCTAGATGCCCTGCCCGAAGACACCCCTTCGGCTAGCCCCAACAATCCTGCCCCTGCCACTGATGACGCTAGGGACGAGGACGATTCTTTTTCTCCGGCGCGGGCGGCGGTACCGACGGAGGCATTAGCTGAGGAAACTGGGAATCCTCGGTTCCGTTGGGGTCGAGTCTTTGGGGTAATCCTGGGATTACTGGTCTTAATTGGACTGTTTGTGGGAGCTCTGCGCTATGGAATGGCTTCTCGCCCCACTCCCTCCCCGACTGCCACTTTGACCTTGGTGTCTGAAACGGAATCTACCGACAATTCGCCTGCGAAAGAAAAAACTGCAACCGACAATCCTTCGCAAAGCGAAACCTCTAAATCCGCTAAAGCCGATAACTCTTAA
- a CDS encoding FtsW/RodA/SpoVE family cell cycle protein — translation MVKIKHPTGRLAELLLIAVALTACFAGYFSINVNRTGALPTSFVLHICILAAFALATHLAVRFLAPYADPVLLPAVLMLNGIGLVMIYRLDLAYGPDSQLYVGFKQAAFTLLGVILMVVTLAVVRDYRKLRNYTYLSMLLAIALLLLPLAPVIGRTINGARIWIYIGFSFQPSEVAKICLAIFFAGYLTTRRDALIQGGKSLLGMRLPRLRDLGPLVVVWAASILILVFERDLGTSLLIFGLFVAMLYVATNQTSWLLIGAILFAPAVVLAARMFSHVQARIDVWLHALDPEIYSRTIGGSGQLVSGLFGMSDGGILGTGWAQGSPSLTPFANSDFIFASLGEELGLTGSLAILTLYLIFVERGLRTALIVRDSFGKLLATGFAFTIGFQVFVVVGGVTRVIPSTGLTLPFVAAGGSSLVANWVILALLLRISNEARKPVTTESGVIDTAELEAVIARQHDKRPANKPAASTSPAVAEATASPPRKAPQPATWAPRSARRRPAKPAPNASPHLQQPFGGERHESAD, via the coding sequence TTGGTAAAGATTAAACATCCCACTGGTCGATTGGCAGAACTACTTCTGATAGCAGTAGCTTTAACTGCCTGTTTTGCCGGATATTTTTCTATTAATGTCAACCGTACCGGCGCTCTTCCTACCTCCTTTGTGCTGCATATTTGCATCCTGGCCGCCTTCGCTCTCGCCACCCACCTGGCAGTTCGTTTCTTAGCACCCTACGCCGACCCAGTACTGCTACCTGCAGTTTTGATGCTTAACGGGATTGGTCTAGTGATGATTTACCGCCTTGACTTGGCGTATGGGCCCGATTCCCAGCTATACGTAGGCTTTAAGCAGGCTGCCTTTACTCTGCTAGGCGTGATTTTAATGGTAGTTACCTTGGCGGTAGTGCGTGACTATCGCAAACTGCGTAACTATACCTACCTTTCGATGCTGCTGGCGATAGCGCTACTTTTATTACCGCTAGCACCGGTGATTGGGCGCACCATTAATGGTGCCCGTATCTGGATTTATATCGGGTTTTCCTTCCAGCCTTCCGAGGTCGCCAAAATTTGTCTGGCGATTTTCTTCGCCGGATATTTAACTACCCGCCGCGATGCTCTAATCCAAGGCGGGAAATCCCTGCTGGGAATGCGCTTGCCGCGATTGCGGGATCTCGGGCCGCTGGTAGTGGTGTGGGCAGCCTCAATCTTGATTTTGGTGTTCGAAAGGGATCTGGGAACTTCCCTACTAATCTTCGGATTGTTCGTGGCGATGCTATATGTGGCCACTAACCAAACCTCTTGGCTGCTGATTGGGGCGATCCTTTTCGCACCGGCAGTAGTCTTGGCTGCCCGAATGTTTTCACACGTGCAGGCGCGAATCGATGTTTGGCTTCACGCCCTCGACCCCGAAATCTATTCCCGAACCATCGGTGGTTCCGGACAGCTAGTTTCTGGGCTTTTCGGAATGTCCGATGGGGGAATCCTGGGGACTGGGTGGGCGCAAGGGTCCCCTTCGCTCACTCCTTTTGCCAACTCTGATTTTATTTTCGCTTCTCTAGGGGAAGAACTGGGGCTAACCGGCTCGCTCGCTATCCTCACTCTTTACCTAATTTTTGTGGAACGAGGGCTGCGCACCGCTCTAATAGTGCGCGATAGTTTCGGTAAATTACTGGCAACCGGATTTGCCTTCACTATCGGATTCCAAGTGTTTGTAGTGGTAGGAGGGGTGACTAGAGTTATTCCTTCTACCGGTCTCACCCTGCCGTTCGTGGCAGCAGGTGGTTCATCCCTAGTAGCCAACTGGGTGATTCTGGCTTTATTACTGCGAATTTCCAATGAAGCACGCAAGCCGGTAACTACCGAAAGCGGAGTTATTGATACCGCCGAACTAGAAGCGGTGATTGCGCGCCAACACGACAAACGACCCGCTAACAAGCCCGCAGCCTCCACCTCCCCAGCAGTTGCGGAAGCTACCGCGTCCCCTCCTCGCAAAGCCCCCCAGCCTGCTACCTGGGCGCCCAGATCTGCGCGGCGCCGCCCAGCTAAGCCCGCCCCCAATGCCTCCCCCCACCTCCAACAACCTTTTGGAGGTGAACGCCATGAATCCGCAGATTAA